The nucleotide window CCAACAACCCTTTAGAAAACATATTTAGAAAATTTGGTGAGAAAATCAAGTTTTTACAGATGACTCAAAATCTTTTTATCTTGAGAACTTTGTGTCTCACACATGTATTCGAAGGATATCTAAGTCCCACATGTATACTATTGGATCCCTGTATCCCACACATGTACTTATGGGATATCTGATCTGACATGTGTTTTGTGGGATCTCAATGTCCCAGCTTGACACCCTAACTCTTACAGGCGCAGAGGCATTACCCCCTACTCCTACTGACCAAGAACAAATGACTTTTACAAAGGAGAGAAActttaagaatattattatagtCGATATCATCAACTTGAAAATACTAGACTTAATTATTGAGTCCAATCCCTATAATTTAACACATTGTCTTCACGTGTATATGGTAGACGGAATGGGCAAACCTCATCGCATAGTGGTAGTGGATCATCATCTTAGTGGTTAAGGACAATgcaaaactgaaatttcataGTGACAATGCATTGTATGtttcttcatttattttatgaaCATTAATGTTGTGTAATGTTactttaaaagtaaattattctTTAATGATATTTCGGAATGAATTTCATATTATGTATGTCAAATGGTAATTCaagtattttaatttgttaattttgttagatatacaaatgtatttatattatatatatcaatacatgattgaatgattttgaattaaaaataaagtaacactcaattatgTGATGTCGCATATAAGCATGtgtataattatgtatttaaaatgagtatatataatattcctcattaattaataaattacatcTTATGAATACAGGAAATGAATAAGAAgttatatacacatatacagAATGAAGTACAACAAAAATGTACAAACAACCTATGCAAGGTTGCTAAAAATTTTGTGTAACACCCGTAGATATGTTTCAAAGgcaaaatagttattttcaTGTATTGTTATGTTTAAGTATGTTCGAGAttgaaataaactaaaaattgtgaaattaaaGTGGGAGATGAACGTGCACTGGATAAGGATATATGTGCATTGGATGTTACATCAATCAAGATGGATAAGTGTCATGTTAgaataaatttaagtaattaaCAGTTGTGCGTATGAGACACATACTCATTCATAATGTTACATACAAACAGTTCAAATAAGAGATGTTAGTTATGTTTTAAGGATCTTAATAACTATCCAAGCATGCATGTGCTTGAGAGAAGGTCTTAGTGTTTTCTCGAGGAGTAGTGCTAAGGACACTCTCCCTAACATGAGTAGCGTTGAACTCGAATCAAGCCcattcgagctcaagcttgagcttggctcGAATGAATCCGAAATGAGTTAGCCCTATACGAGCTGGGTCGAGGTGGAGCTACTcgccaaatttttcaattaaaaattttgatacaaaacaacgtcgttttgaccaatatgtattaaaacgatgttgttttaataacgaaaaacgagtcaAATTAAGTTCGAACTCGAACTTGAGCTCAGCTATATGTAAACtaagtcaaactcgagctcgaatctaaccctaaataTGAGTTCAGTTACTCTTTATCTTTCATAGGAAGGCAATTGTCCACTTTATACAAgcaaattttcaactttttaaatCCAATACTTAATATTGTATCACCAAATTGCCacgacaaaataaataattttatatttcattgaattttaaagTTCAACCactatgaatattaattataaaaatgattatgTTGTTATTTATGGTAGCATAATATcatagaaatattattaattgtaatttatacTCAAAAGATGAATCAAATTAgttgataaaaataatgttataaaggCAAAATGTAatacaatgtaaaatattggataaagaaaaacaaaaacaaatatttgtTCGTACAGGTGGCAAGAGCCGATTCAATACGTGGGCTTAATGAACCGTTTTGAGATCAATCCgatatatttgatatgatttgattcaatccattgttatctttatttatttgtataaaagtAGACAAATATCCTTTTATAGTATGTGAGTGAACAAGCGGATCCCAATTTtgggatattttttattttaagcacttttttaattgtttatatatatatatatatatatatatataaaatcacctttttatttaatgtatatttataatcacatttatattttacttttttttaaaaataaaaattgtttggttAGGTATTCGGTTAGCTGGCTAAGCACTTAGACCAAACACTAAGTAAAACACTTGGCCAAacaactttcattttttaaaaatgtttttggttgattggCTGATCAAACACCAGAtcaaacaattttcaattttaaaagatttttttttatcggTTAGTTGACCAAGCATTatgtcaaaaaaaaagaattttttttaaatgactcTTTTTTGTTGACCGGTTGACTAAACACACAATCAAGCAACTCAATCAAACTTTAGGgtaaacaacttttttttttaaaaaagaagttaaaaacaATGATATAGACCATTTATataccaataataatatattattatataattaaataattaaaaataaaataaaataacacttaattataacAAAACAATAACTATGCATTTTACAGCATTTCCTTGAACAATTGCACTCATATAACATTACTTGATGTCACGCCAAACCACAAGGGCGTGCTACATCTCCATCAGGAACTTCACTCAAATCCACTTCCTCCCAATCTCCACAACAACCCCAGAAGCCAACAACATTCTCCAGCAGGTTCGCCAGCGCTCCAACCGCGGCCTACTCACGGAAGCTCTCTCACTTTTCTACAATGCGCCGCCGTTGCTTCGCTCTCAGCAAACTTACGCCATTCTTTTCCACGCCTGTACTCTCCATGGAAACCTCCAACAAGGCCTGCATTTACACCAACACATGGTTTCCCATTACGGGTTACACCCATTTGACCTCTTCGTGACCAATCACTTAATCAACATGTACTGTAAATTTGGGTACTTAGACTATGCGCAGCGGCTCTTCGATGAAATGCCTAAACGGAACCTTGTTTCTTGGACCGCCCTCATTTCTGGCTATGCCCAACATGGGCATCATACCAAGTCTTTTAGAATGTTTTCTGGGATGTTATTACATTTTCGTCCAAATGAGTTCGCGTTCGCCAGCGTGCTTAGTTCATGTGGTTACGTGGGTGGCAAGCAAGTGCATGCGCTGGCGGTGAAGATGTGTTTGGATGCTTATGAATTCGTGGCCAATTCGCTTGTAAATATGTATAGTAAGAATTGTGGTTTTGGTGGTAGTGTAGAGGAGGCTTGGAAGGTGTTCGAGAATATGGAGTTTAGAAATGTGGTTTCTTGGAATTCGATGATTGCAGGGTTTCACTACTGTAACTCTGGAGAGCAAGCTATCAAACTTTTCGTGAATATGCGGCATGAGGGTATTGAATTTAATCGTGCCACAATTCTTAGTGTTTTGACGTCCTTGTGTGGATGTTATGATATGGATGTTTACTTTGgtctaaatttttgttttcaattgcACTGCTTGAGTGTCAAAACTGGGATTATTTCAGAAATTGAAGTAACAACAGCTCTGGTGAAAGCTTACTCAGGCCTTGGAGGAGATATTGCTGAATGTTACAGGCTTTTCTTGGAGAGGAGATGCAGTTGGGATATTGTTTCATGGACGGGAATAATAACAGCAGTAGCGGAAAGTGAACCAGAAGAAGCTCTGTTCCTCTTTTGTCAGTTGTGTCGAGAGGGCTTGACTCCAGACTGCCTTACTTTCTCAATTGTACTAAAGGCTTGTGCAGGTCTTTTGACAGATCGACATGCGATGACAGTTCATTCGCAAGTAGTAAAGGCTGGGTTTGAGGGAGATATTGTCCTTGCAAATGCTTTAATCCATGCCTATGCAAGGTGTGGATCCATTGTCTTATCCAAGCAAGTATTCAAGGAAATGGAGTTTAGGGATTTGGTTTCTTGGAATTCTATGCTTAAGGCTTATGCCTTGCATGGTAAAGCCAAAGAAGCCTTGCAACTCTTTTCAACAATGAATGTCCAACCAGATTCTGCAACTTTTGTTGCTTTACTTACAGCTTGCAGCCATACTGGATTGGTGGAAGAAGGAAATGAAGTCTTTAACTCCATGGCTGATAAACATGGTGTCACTCCTCAACTAGATCATTATGCCTGCATGGTTGATATTCTTGGGCGAGCTGGGCGAATTCTTGAGGCTGAGAAGCTTATAAATAAAATGCCTATGGAGCCTGATTCTGTTGTTTGGAGTGCATTGCTGGGGTCATGTAGAAAGCATGGGGTGACACATTTAGCTGAGTTAGCAGCAGCTAAACTGCAGGAGTTAGAGCCTGGAGACTCATTAGGTTATGTACAAATGTCAAATGTATATTGCTCAAGTGGCAGTTTCAGTAAAGCAGGGCTAATTAGGAAAACAATGAAGGGGTATAAAGTGCGAAAGGAACCTGGTTTAAGTTGGGTTGAGATTGAGAATCAAGTTCATGAATTTGCCTCTGGAGGCAAGCGTCATCCGCAAAGAAATGCCATATGTACAAAGCTCAGTGAACTGATTGGGCAGTTAAAGGAGATGGGTTACGTTCCAGAGACAAGCTTGACCTTGCATGACATAGAAGAGGAGCACAAAGAAGAGCAACTATACCATCATAGTGAGAAGTTAGCTTTGGTGTTTGCCATAATGAATCAAGAAACTATGCGCTCTGAAGGCAGtgcaataaaaattatgaagaatATCAGAATTTGTGTTGACTGCCATAACTTCATGAAGTTAGCATCAGATCTTCTTCAAAAGGAGATTGTTGTGAGAGACTCAAACCGTTTTCACCATTTTAGAGATAGAAAATGCTCTTGCAATGATTATTGGTAATAAACTAGAGTTACTCAACCAAAGTATGGGTAATGAGTTCGTGATTATGTGTTCTTGGTCAAGCATGCAATTCCTAAGACAGGTAGTGTTCCTTAAAGCACTGAGATCATGGTCAAACTAGTGCTATTCAATTTTGAACTAAATGTTGAGGTTATTTTTTGAGCAATGTTATTAGTAAAACACATTGCTTTGACAGAGTTCAGGCATAAAATATATTGCATCTACAGAATTCAGGTGTAAAACATATTGCGGTTACAGAATTCaggcataattttattttagtggaACCTTTTATTTTGTGTTGAAAGTCTCACATTCTGTAACTACTTACTGGGTTCTAGCCAAGTATTTTTGAACTATACGAATAGAGATATATTCAGCGAGGGTAAAATGAAGCAGGAGTCTAAATCTGCAGATTATTTGCAGACTGTCAGAGGGAGCTGGAGCTAGAGCTAATGCTGCTGTGTCTGTAAGTATTCAACTCAGAGAAAAACAAAGTTCTCTTTCACATATGATTTGGGATCAGTTGTTCTCTCCGCATATGCATTTAACGGAGTTAACAGTTATCGGCTCTTTTTTTCCCATATAATTATCAAGCAAAAGTCCAGTATTTCCCTTGAAATCTTCAAATCTCTGAAGTTTAACGGTTTGGATCATTTAGATTATTGAACTGGTTCATAAGGGATAAATCTTGAAAATGTCAAACGCAGAAAGTTAGCCAGACATGAAAAAATGGTTAGAGGTAAAGGTCTGCTTTACAAAATAATTGTGGATAGGGGTGTGCCCGGTGGATTCTTTACACACAAGTAATTGGTAGCTTCATGTATTCAATGATCAGTACATTATCAGATATATGTTATACAATGAGAGTAGTTAGTAAATGTCAATCAAATCCTAGAAAACCCTATTGGCAAGCTGTGAAAATGATTATGAGATATCTTAAAGCACCAAAGGCATGAGATTGTGTTTTGGTTTTAATGATCTAGAACTTGTTGGCTATCGTAATTACAGGTGACATAGATGACAGAAGGCCAACAAgtggtaatatatttttattcggTGGAATAGCTGTTTGTTAGGTaagtaagaaataaaaatgagtaTTCAAGAGTCAGCAAAActggtaaaatattaaaacttttaagaaaaaaatttgggtttgaGTTTTTACTACACTTATGAAACCTTGAAAGCCTATTAATGTATTTTGTGATAAtagattaacatttttttttttgtcaaaagtGGAGTTAATAGTTCCAAATGTAAAcacattaacataaattatcaCTATATTCAAGGTATAGTGGAGAAGGGAAAAAATATAGTCAACTATATTCTTTTGGAGAGATAGTGGTTGATCCTATAATGAAGAGATTATCTTTGGAAAAGTTCAAAGAACATGTGACTACTATATGAGTCATCTAGTTATGTAGTCAAGATACATTGTATAAGAgcattatttttagattttggagatgcccaaaattaacaaatcaaTGTGACTGTATCTAATATATGATGGTCAAAGAGAGATAGAGGACACTAGGTTaggtaataaaatttataataagcTTCTTGGTAGTAAAATCTATTTGAAGCCTTGAATTGAATTTACGTGATATCAGATACTTAGTGAAAAGTTATATGATAAGATGAATTTGAGAAAACCTCCCAATTAGTCTAGGGGAAAGCATTTGATGCAAGTCAATTAAAGTGGTATAATCATGTACTTTGTTAAGGTCAACATTAATAATTAGGTAAGGGATGGTTATTTTCTAGTTTGGGAGTTCTTCttgtcatattaatttttataatatgaagtGTTTGTGATAAAACAGGACAACCAGAATTGATGGTTTAAATATTGAGTATACAAAAAGGTCTTTAACATAGTATGATGGTAGTacatattaaatacaataaatttatgtgaaaaatgaaaaagattattattttaaagaaagaaaaaaaaattataatactacattagccaaaggacttattccatATAAACATAagtgttttctcaagtttttatttttggattttgaaaatttcaaatatttatctatctgttaatttttattgttagtgtcagagataaaatcattgttttataaaaatatttttaaaaaactaaaaatttaattatattttgctcctacatttaaaaatttataatttctcttccACCCCCTCTGTTATCCCTTTTACCCAAGGCTTGAAAAATCACTATCTTTTCCCTAGAGTTTCGATGACAACTCTTTAATGACAATCACTTCTTCAGTTATTgttattctctctcttttcttgttTATCTATCCctttcaatctctcttggcttcTTTCTCCCTTCCGGTCTCTCTCATCCGTTTTTCTACTGTTTTTGTCGAAACAAAGATGtaagtaatctattttatatatttat belongs to Mangifera indica cultivar Alphonso chromosome 2, CATAS_Mindica_2.1, whole genome shotgun sequence and includes:
- the LOC123197350 gene encoding pentatricopeptide repeat-containing protein At1g71420 isoform X2, giving the protein MSRQTTRACYISIRNFTQIHFLPISTTTPEANNILQQVRQRSNRGLLTEALSLFYNAPPLLRSQQTYAILFHACTLHGNLQQGLHLHQHMVSHYGLHPFDLFVTNHLINMYCKFGYLDYAQRLFDEMPKRNLVSWTALISGYAQHGHHTKSFRMFSGMLLHFRPNEFAFASVLSSCGYVGGKQVHALAVKMCLDAYEFVANSLVNMYSKNCGFGGSVEEAWKVFENMEFRNVVSWNSMIAGFHYCNSGEQAIKLFVNMRHEEIEVTTALVKAYSGLGGDIAECYRLFLERRCSWDIVSWTGIITAVAESEPEEALFLFCQLCREGLTPDCLTFSIVLKACAGLLTDRHAMTVHSQVVKAGFEGDIVLANALIHAYARCGSIVLSKQVFKEMEFRDLVSWNSMLKAYALHGKAKEALQLFSTMNVQPDSATFVALLTACSHTGLVEEGNEVFNSMADKHGVTPQLDHYACMVDILGRAGRILEAEKLINKMPMEPDSVVWSALLGSCRKHGVTHLAELAAAKLQELEPGDSLGYVQMSNVYCSSGSFSKAGLIRKTMKGYKVRKEPGLSWVEIENQVHEFASGGKRHPQRNAICTKLSELIGQLKEMGYVPETSLTLHDIEEEHKEEQLYHHSEKLALVFAIMNQETMRSEGSAIKIMKNIRICVDCHNFMKLASDLLQKEIVVRDSNRFHHFRDRKCSCNDYW
- the LOC123197350 gene encoding pentatricopeptide repeat-containing protein At1g71420 isoform X1 → MSRQTTRACYISIRNFTQIHFLPISTTTPEANNILQQVRQRSNRGLLTEALSLFYNAPPLLRSQQTYAILFHACTLHGNLQQGLHLHQHMVSHYGLHPFDLFVTNHLINMYCKFGYLDYAQRLFDEMPKRNLVSWTALISGYAQHGHHTKSFRMFSGMLLHFRPNEFAFASVLSSCGYVGGKQVHALAVKMCLDAYEFVANSLVNMYSKNCGFGGSVEEAWKVFENMEFRNVVSWNSMIAGFHYCNSGEQAIKLFVNMRHEGIEFNRATILSVLTSLCGCYDMDVYFGLNFCFQLHCLSVKTGIISEIEVTTALVKAYSGLGGDIAECYRLFLERRCSWDIVSWTGIITAVAESEPEEALFLFCQLCREGLTPDCLTFSIVLKACAGLLTDRHAMTVHSQVVKAGFEGDIVLANALIHAYARCGSIVLSKQVFKEMEFRDLVSWNSMLKAYALHGKAKEALQLFSTMNVQPDSATFVALLTACSHTGLVEEGNEVFNSMADKHGVTPQLDHYACMVDILGRAGRILEAEKLINKMPMEPDSVVWSALLGSCRKHGVTHLAELAAAKLQELEPGDSLGYVQMSNVYCSSGSFSKAGLIRKTMKGYKVRKEPGLSWVEIENQVHEFASGGKRHPQRNAICTKLSELIGQLKEMGYVPETSLTLHDIEEEHKEEQLYHHSEKLALVFAIMNQETMRSEGSAIKIMKNIRICVDCHNFMKLASDLLQKEIVVRDSNRFHHFRDRKCSCNDYW